In one window of Solanum pennellii chromosome 2, SPENNV200 DNA:
- the LOC107011307 gene encoding mannosyl-oligosaccharide 1,2-alpha-mannosidase MNS3 — MSKSLPYSTKDVHYDNAKFRQRSVSQVISQVLLTSNGKRDYLKCSTGKLLVLLMLGGLAYLVLTNKSAVNPVSDGIAKNDGSKEGENLMTHGSGKFRRFWRKPPRLPPRLSPDEIISRNRSIQESMKREEPEWVARQQKVKDAFIHAWSGYKAHAMGYDELMPLSHRGVNGLGGLGATIIDALDTAMIMGADEVVHEAGSWIEKHLPERIEKKGQVNLFETTIRLLGGLLSAYHLSGGSQGRIPEQKGPNPSIYLENAKNLADRLLTAFTASPSDIPYSDVVLREKSAHPAPDGLSSTAEVATVQLEFNYLSYLTGDPKYSTEAMKVLQHIKTLPKVEGLVPIYISPQSGQFSGDNIRLGSRGDSYYEYLIKVWLQQKGTNFSYLYDMYVEAIKGVRHLLVRKSVPNGLVFVGELPYGQEGGFSPKMDHLVCFLPGTLALGATKGLTKERAMRENLLTFEDMENLKLAEDLAKTCVEIYSVTSTGLAPEIAYFNIEGNSEGGPGGGNKSSKYLNDIIIKPADRHNLLRPETVESLFYLYRITGDSKYREWGWQIFEAFEKYTKIDSGGYTSLDDVTVIPPQRRDKMETFFLGETLKYIYLLFGNSTTIPLDEYVFNTEAHPIPIISRSV; from the exons ATGTCGAAATCATTGCCCTATTCAACGAAAGATGTGCACTACGATAACGCCAAGTTCCGACAGCGATCCGTATCTCAG GTAATTTCTCAGGTTCTATTAACCAGTAATGGGAAACGAGATTATTTGAAATGTAGCACTGGGAAACTTCTCGTGTTACTGATGCTTGGTGGTTTAGCATATCTAGTACTGACTAATAAAAGTGCTGTCAATCCCGTGTCTGATGGTATAGCAAAAAATGATGGATCAAAGGAAGGAGAAAATCTCATGACTCATGGAAGTGGTAAATTCAGGAGATTTTGGAGGAAACCACCTAGACTTCCACCCCGGTTATCTCCTGATGAAATAATTAGTAGGAATAGATCCATTCAAGAGTCCATGAAAAGAGAGGAGCCAGAATGGGTGGCAAGACAACAGAAGGTGAAAGATGCATTTATCCATGCCTGGTCTGGATACAAAGCCCATGCCATGGGTTATGATGAACTTATGCCCTTGAGCCATAGAGGGGTTAATGGTTTAGGAGGTTTGGGAGCTACAATTATTGACGCTTTAGACACGGCTATGATTATGGGAGCTGATGAAGTCGTTCATGAAGCAGGCTCGTGGATTGAGAAACATCTTCCTGAGAGGATTGAAAAGAAAGGCCAAGTAAATCTCTTTGAAACTACAATACGACTTCTAGGTGGTCTTTTGAGTGCTTATCACTTAAGTGGTGGAAGTCAAGGGAGAATTCCAGAACAGAAAGGGCCTAATCCATCTATTTACCTGGAAAATGCTAAGAACTTGGCTGATCGCCTACTTACTGCTTTTACAGCAAGTCCATCCGATATTCCATACAGTGATGTAGTCCTGCGTGAAAAGTCTGCACATCCTGCTCCTGATGGTCTGAGTAGCACTGCGGAAGTTGCAACTGTACAGCttgaatttaattatcttaGTTATTTAACAGGTGATCCAAAGTATAGCACAGAAGCCATGAAGGTTCTACAACATATAAAGACTTTGCCAAAGGTGGAGGGACTGGTCCCTATATACATTAG CCCTCAATCCGGACAGTTTAGTGGAGACAATATTAGACTTGGATCTCGTGGTGATAGCTATTATGAGTATCTTATCAAAGTGTGGCTTCAGCAGAAAGGAACTAACTTTTCATACTTGTACGATATGTATGTCGAAGCAATTAAAGGTGTCAGGCACCTTCTTGTTCGCAAATCTGTTCCAAATGGCTTGGTCTTTGTGGGAGAATTGCCATATGGGCAAGAAGGTGGTTTCAGTCCAAAGATGGATCACCTG GTGTGTTTCCTTCCTGGTACCCTAGCCCTTGGTGCTACAAAGGGGTTGACAAAGGAAAGAGCTATGAGAGAGAACTTGCTCACTTTTGAAGATATGGAAAACCTAAAGCTTGCTGAAGATCTGGCTAAGACTTGCGTGGAAATATACTCAGTAACCTCTACTGGCCTTGCTCCAGAAATAGCTTATTTCAATATTGAG GGAAATTCTGAAGGTGGTCCTGGTGGTGGGAacaaaagttcaaaatatttgaatgaCATAATCATAAAGCCTGCTGATCGTCACAATCTTTTGCGCCCTGAAACTGTTGAATCATTGTTTTATCTGTATCGCATTACTGGCGATTCAAA GTATCGTGAATGGGGCTGGCAAATTTTTGAGGCATTTGAGAAGTACACTAAGATTGATTCTGGAGGTTACACTTCTCTTGACGATGTAACTGTTATTCCTCCACAAAGAAGAGACAAGATGGAGACTTTTTTCTTGGGTGAAACACTCAAATACATCTATTTGCTGTTCGGTAATAGCACCACGATCCCTTTGGATGAGTATGTATTCAACACAGAAGCTCATCCTATTCCAATAATTTCTAGAAGTGTATGA
- the LOC107011306 gene encoding potassium channel KAT1-like isoform X3 → MSFSYAKNCLQRFCVDEFQMDTETTHSGFFSSDLLPSLGARINYATKLRRFIISPYNPRYRCWEMFLVVMVIYTAWISLFEVAFLSYKKDDTLFIVDNIVDCFFAIDIVLTFFVAYLHPESYLLVDEPKKIAIRYLSTWFIFDVCSTVPFQSLILVFTDHKESGGVGFRLLSMLRLWRLRRVSALFARLEKDIRFNYFWTRCTKLVSVTLFAVHCAGCINYVIADRYPDSKKTWIGAVYPDFKQLSVGDRYITSLYWSIVTLTTTGYGDLHAENSKEMLFDIFYMLFNLGLTSYLIGNMTNLVVHWTSRTRNFRETVKAAQEFAKRNQLPPRVQDQVLSHMCLKFKTETLKQEETLNGLPKAIRTSIAHHLFFPIVQNVHLFQRVSPNLLFQLVPEMEAEYFPPKQDVILQNEAPTDLYIIVSGAVEFIAQIEGLEQIIGKAVAGEIFGEIGVLCGRPQPFTVRTTEISQILRLNRTSLMNILRANPEDERIIMNNLVMKLQGFGGFGYVDHQTNAGPEIKRHDDITLTSIDINNLEARVKKQEKDDGQEVNKTMNDLSINLENKSEHKVELIGPDEGTKSCQLKPEVPFCSNSCLKRPTCSTSSSGSQGTKSTHHKKRITIHMKKASLNHQFGKLIILPDSLQELFRVAGQRFGGCDFKRAVNAEDAEIDDIDVVRDGDHLFFL, encoded by the exons ATGTCATTTTCTTATGCTAAAAACTGTTTACAACGGTTCTGTGTGGACGAGTTCCAAATGGATACAGAAACCACACATAGTGGTTTTTTCTCTAGTGATCTTCTCCCATCACTTGGAGCTCGAATCAACTACGCTACTAAACTCCGAAGATTCATCATTTCGCCTTATAATCCACGTTACAG GTGTTGGGAGATGTTTCTAGTTGTTATGGTTATTTACACAGCTTGGATTTCTCTGTTTGAAGTTGCATTCTTGTCATACAAGAAAGATGATACTCTGTTCATTGTTGACAACATTGTTGATTGCTTCTTTGCTATTGACATTGTACTTACTTTCTTCGTCGCGTATCTTCATCCAGAGTCTTATCTGCTTGTTGATGAACCTAAGAAAATAGCAATAAG GTACTTATCAACATGGTTCATTTTCGATGTATGTTCTACTGTACCATTCCAATCGTTGATACTCGTCTTCACGGATCATAAAGAAAGCGGAGGAGTTGGATTCAGATTGCTCAGCATGCTCAGATTATGGCGTCTCAGACGAGTCAGTGCCCTGTTTGCAAG ACTTGAGAAGGATATCCGGTTCAACTACTTCTGGACGCGATGTACAAAACTCGTATCA GTGACATTGTTTGCAGTTCACTGTGCTGGATGCATTAACTATGTGATTGCTGATAGATATCCTGATTCGAAAAAGACATGGATTGGTGCTGTATATCCAGATTTCAAGCAACTAAGTGTTGGGGATAGATACATAACTTCATTGTACTGGTCTATTGTAACGCTGACCACAACCGGTTATGGAGACTTGCATGCTGAGAACTCAAAAGAGATGCTGTTTGATATCTTTTACATGTTATTCAACTTGGGATTGACATCTTACTTAATTGGAAACATGACTAACCTTGTTGTTCATTGGACTAGTCGCACCAGAAACTTC AGGGAGACGGTGAAAGCAGCTCAAGAATTCGCGAAAAGGAATCAGTTGCCTCCAAGAGTACAAGATCAGGTTTTGTCTCACATGtgtctcaagttcaaaacaGAAACATTGAAACAAGAAGAGACTCTTA ATGGCCTGCCTAAAGCCATTAGAACAAGCATTGCACACCATCTGTTTTTTCCTATAGTTCAAAATGTTCATTTGTTCCAACGTGTTTCGCCGAACCTCCTTTTCCAACTG GTTCCTGAAATGGAAGCTGAATACTTCCCTCCGAAGCAAGACGTAATTTTGCAGAATGAGGCACCAACTGATCTGTATATAATAGTTTCAGGAGCAGTG GAATTTATAGCACAGATTGAAGGGCTAGAGCAA ATAATTGGAAAAGCTGTTGCAGGAGAAATATTTGGAGAAATAGGTGTTTTATGTGGGAGACCACAGCCATTTACTGTTCGAACAACCGAGATTTCTCAGATTCTAAGGCTAAACAGGACATCATTGATGAACATTCTTCGAGCAAATCCAGAAGATGAACGGATAATTATGAACAATCTAGTGATG AAACTTCAGGGATTTGGAGGTTTTGGTTATGTGGACCACCAAACAAATGCAGGACCAGAAATCAAAAGGCATGATGATATCACACTTACTAGCATAGATATCAATAATTTGGAAGCTAGAGTTAAGAAGCAAGAGAAAGATGATGGACAAGAAGTAAACAAAACCATGAATGATTTGTcaataaatcttgaaaataagAGTGAGCATAAAGTAGAGCTTATTGGACCAGATGAGGGAACAAAGAGCTGTCAACTGAAGCCTGAGGTCCCCTTTTGTTCCAACTCTTGCCTTAAAAGACCCACATGTAGTACCAGTTCAAGTGGCTCTCAAGGTACAAAATCTACCCACCATAAGAAGAGAATCACCATTCACATGAAGAAAGCATCATTGAATCACCAGTTTGGGAAACTAATCATTCTACCTGATTCACTACAAGAGCTCTTCAGAGTAGCAG GTCAAAGATTTGGAGGTTGCGATTTCAAGAGAGCTGTAAATGCAGAGGATGCTGAAATAGATGACATTGATGTCGTCAGAGATGGCGATcatttgtttttcctttaa
- the LOC107011306 gene encoding potassium channel KAT1-like isoform X2, with protein MSFSYAKNCLQRFCVDEFQMDTETTHSGFFSSDLLPSLGARINYATKLRRFIISPYNPRYRCWEMFLVVMVIYTAWISLFEVAFLSYKKDDTLFIVDNIVDCFFAIDIVLTFFVAYLHPESYLLVDEPKKIAIRYLSTWFIFDVCSTVPFQSLILVFTDHKESGGVGFRLLSMLRLWRLRRVSALFARLEKDIRFNYFWTRCTKLVSVTLFAVHCAGCINYVIADRYPDSKKTWIGAVYPDFKQLSVGDRYITSLYWSIVTLTTTGYGDLHAENSKEMLFDIFYMLFNLGLTSYLIGNMTNLVVHWTSRTRNFRETVKAAQEFAKRNQLPPRVQDQVLSHMCLKFKTETLKQEETLNGLPKAIRTSIAHHLFFPIVQNVHLFQGVSRNLLFQLVPEMEAEYFPPKQDVILQNEAPTDLYIIVSGAVEFIAQIEGLEQIIGKAVAGEIFGEIGVLCGRPQPFTVRTTEISQILRLNRTSLMNILRANPEDERIIMNNLVMKLQGFGGFGYVDHQTNAGPEIKRHDDITLTSIDINNLEARVKKQEKDDGQEVNKTMNDLSINLENKSEHKVELIGPDEGTKSCQLKPEVPFCSNSCLKRPTCSTSSSGSQGTKSTHHKKRITIHMKKASLNHQFGKLIILPDSLQELFRVAGQRFGGCDFKRAVNAEDAEIDDIDVVRDGDHLFFL; from the exons ATGTCATTTTCTTATGCTAAAAACTGTTTACAACGGTTCTGTGTGGACGAGTTCCAAATGGATACAGAAACCACACATAGTGGTTTTTTCTCTAGTGATCTTCTCCCATCACTTGGAGCTCGAATCAACTACGCTACTAAACTCCGAAGATTCATCATTTCGCCTTATAATCCACGTTACAG GTGTTGGGAGATGTTTCTAGTTGTTATGGTTATTTACACAGCTTGGATTTCTCTGTTTGAAGTTGCATTCTTGTCATACAAGAAAGATGATACTCTGTTCATTGTTGACAACATTGTTGATTGCTTCTTTGCTATTGACATTGTACTTACTTTCTTCGTCGCGTATCTTCATCCAGAGTCTTATCTGCTTGTTGATGAACCTAAGAAAATAGCAATAAG GTACTTATCAACATGGTTCATTTTCGATGTATGTTCTACTGTACCATTCCAATCGTTGATACTCGTCTTCACGGATCATAAAGAAAGCGGAGGAGTTGGATTCAGATTGCTCAGCATGCTCAGATTATGGCGTCTCAGACGAGTCAGTGCCCTGTTTGCAAG ACTTGAGAAGGATATCCGGTTCAACTACTTCTGGACGCGATGTACAAAACTCGTATCA GTGACATTGTTTGCAGTTCACTGTGCTGGATGCATTAACTATGTGATTGCTGATAGATATCCTGATTCGAAAAAGACATGGATTGGTGCTGTATATCCAGATTTCAAGCAACTAAGTGTTGGGGATAGATACATAACTTCATTGTACTGGTCTATTGTAACGCTGACCACAACCGGTTATGGAGACTTGCATGCTGAGAACTCAAAAGAGATGCTGTTTGATATCTTTTACATGTTATTCAACTTGGGATTGACATCTTACTTAATTGGAAACATGACTAACCTTGTTGTTCATTGGACTAGTCGCACCAGAAACTTC AGGGAGACGGTGAAAGCAGCTCAAGAATTCGCGAAAAGGAATCAGTTGCCTCCAAGAGTACAAGATCAGGTTTTGTCTCACATGtgtctcaagttcaaaacaGAAACATTGAAACAAGAAGAGACTCTTAATGGCCTGCCTAAAGCCATTAGAACAAGCATTGCACACCATCTGTTTTTTCCTATAGTTCAAAATGTTCATTTGTTCCAAGGTGTTTCGCGGAACCTCCTTTTCCAACTG GTTCCTGAAATGGAAGCTGAATACTTCCCTCCGAAGCAAGACGTAATTTTGCAGAATGAGGCACCAACTGATCTGTATATAATAGTTTCAGGAGCAGTG GAATTTATAGCACAGATTGAAGGGCTAGAGCAA ATAATTGGAAAAGCTGTTGCAGGAGAAATATTTGGAGAAATAGGTGTTTTATGTGGGAGACCACAGCCATTTACTGTTCGAACAACCGAGATTTCTCAGATTCTAAGGCTAAACAGGACATCATTGATGAACATTCTTCGAGCAAATCCAGAAGATGAACGGATAATTATGAACAATCTAGTGATG AAACTTCAGGGATTTGGAGGTTTTGGTTATGTGGACCACCAAACAAATGCAGGACCAGAAATCAAAAGGCATGATGATATCACACTTACTAGCATAGATATCAATAATTTGGAAGCTAGAGTTAAGAAGCAAGAGAAAGATGATGGACAAGAAGTAAACAAAACCATGAATGATTTGTcaataaatcttgaaaataagAGTGAGCATAAAGTAGAGCTTATTGGACCAGATGAGGGAACAAAGAGCTGTCAACTGAAGCCTGAGGTCCCCTTTTGTTCCAACTCTTGCCTTAAAAGACCCACATGTAGTACCAGTTCAAGTGGCTCTCAAGGTACAAAATCTACCCACCATAAGAAGAGAATCACCATTCACATGAAGAAAGCATCATTGAATCACCAGTTTGGGAAACTAATCATTCTACCTGATTCACTACAAGAGCTCTTCAGAGTAGCAG GTCAAAGATTTGGAGGTTGCGATTTCAAGAGAGCTGTAAATGCAGAGGATGCTGAAATAGATGACATTGATGTCGTCAGAGATGGCGATcatttgtttttcctttaa